From the genome of Podospora pseudoanserina strain CBS 124.78 chromosome 7 map unlocalized CBS124.78p_7.2, whole genome shotgun sequence, one region includes:
- the fsf1 gene encoding Sideroflexin FSF1 (EggNog:ENOG503NVNM; COG:S), producing MSSSLPGVRPLPDSQYDLSTYWGRVRHTASITDPRTLLVGSAGLTDAKNLLIAYKNGQIPHMTPDLWKAKKIVDSTLHPDTGEAVFLPFRMSCFVLSNLVVTAGMLTPGLGNRGTIAWQVANQSLNVAINYSNSNKSSPLSWSKIAQSYFLAVGASCSVAVGLNSLVPRLKSITPSTRLILGRLVPFAAVASAGALNVFLMRGEEIRTGIDVFPVLSQKAREAFAAQGKSPSEVESLGKSQKAATLAVGETAVSRVLNSSPIMVIPALALVRFQRTEWLRKNPRWTTPLNLGLILVTSYAVLPLALAAFPQRQKVRADSLEERFHGRGGEGGLVEFNRGI from the exons TCCGGCCACTTCCCGACTCTCAGTATGATCTTAGCACCTACTGGGGCCGTGTGAGGCATACTGCGAGCATTACAGATCCGAG GACCCTCCTCGTAGGCAGTGCCGGTCTTACAGATgccaaaaacctcctcatcgcctACAAGAATGGGCAAATTCCACACATGACCCCCGACCTCtggaaggccaagaagattgTCGACTCGACTCTGCACCCAGACACAGGCGAGGCggtcttcctccccttccgcATGTCATGCTTTGTCCTCTCCAACTTGGTGGTGACAGCGGGCATGTTGACCCCTGGCCTTGGT AACCGCGGCACCATCGCCTGGCAAGTAGCCAACCAGTCCCTCAACGTAGCAATCAACtactccaactccaacaaaTCCTCCCCCTTATCCTGGTCCAAAATCGCCCAATCCTACTTCCTCGCCGTCggcgcctcctgctccgtAGCCGTAGGCCTCAACTCCCTCGTCCCCCGTCTGAAATCcatcaccccttccacccgcctcatcctcggccgcctcgtCCCCTTCGCCGCCGTGGCCTCGGCCGGTGCCCTCAACGTCTTCCTCATGCGTGGGGAGGAGATCCGCACCGGCATCGACGTCTTCCCTGTCCTGTCTCAAAAGGCCAGGGAGGCGTTTGCTGCCCAGGGCAAGTCCCCCTCCGAGGTGGAGAGTCTGGGCAAGAGCCAAAAGGCGGCGACattggcggtgggggagacgGCGGTGAGCAGGGTGCTGAATTCGTCCCCGATCATGGTCATCCCAgcgctggcgctggtgaGGTTCCAGAGGACGGAGTGGCTGAGGAAGAACCCTAGGTGGACGACGCCGTTGAATTTGGGGTTGATCTTGGTGACGTCGTATGCGGTTTTGCCGTTGGCGCTGGCGGCGTTCCCGCAGAGGCAGAAGGTTAGGGCGGATagtttggaggagaggtttcATGGAcggggtggggagggggggttggtggagttCAATAGGGGTATTTGA